TGGCATGAAACAACTGTCTTCAGTTCGTTTTAACTTATTTCAGTTTATACGTATTGCGGGGAAGATTCACTTCAAGTAAAACAGGGGTTTTACACAACCCTGTTCCTTCTGTTCCTCTCCAGGTTCCacttaaaatacacagaaataaaaaaggtaaattcaAGTTCATCAATGTCATGCTTGTCTTTGCGTCGAAGCAAGTAGGGCAGTTTCATTAGAAAAGTGGCGGTGCTTGTCCTCAGTCCTCGGGCACTTCAAAGAGCGCCCAGGCAGGTCAGTGCGGAGGATATCCGTCCCCTGGGGCCTTTGCATCTTGCTGGTTTGGGTTGACTTGGTGCGTTCAGTGTGAGCGGTTTATTCCAGTCCTGGCTGTCCACGCTTTGCATTGGGGTCCTAGAAACGGGCTCTAAAGTTAACTGTTACTATTTTCTGGTGATACTGGAGTATTACTTGTTTTTTGAtaataaaaggaagagaaaaagctgacCAAGAAAAACCTTGGTCAATGCCCAGAACTACAGCTTAAGggattttacagctttttacaCCACAAATTTTCTGTAGATAGGAGTTCTGCtgggaggggtggtggtgagAGGAAGATGCAGTTTGTGAGAAGTGTCAGCATCTCGTACCAAACAATCTGTGTTTGACTTCACAAACGCTTAAAAAAGAGGGCGCTTAGTGGAAAATGTCAGTTTGCATCGcattcccttttttgttttccctcctttcctaCCACTTGTGCCCGACCTGTACATCCGCTTCCCTCCTCCAGTAGCTGCTGCAAAGGCAACATGTTTCTGAATTGGACAAGTTTCTCTATGCTGAGGTCGCGAGGGGGTCCCCGATGCCTGTGCCACTCTATGCAGGTTCTCGATGACTGTAAGCAGAGACAGGTGGAGGCACCCCATCTGTGTGGGAGCCCCTCAGGAGGTGCCACCTGGGCATTGTCACCCTCCTGGCCCCCGCCAGGGTAACGCAGCACCTCGGCAAACAGCAGGGGAAGTCTGCCCAAGCAGGGAGATTACTGGAAATCAAGAAAATGCCTGTGcaaacttttttctcccttcGGTTTCCTGAAAGGAAGAGAATCTGCTTATGGAACATTCCTTCAAACTCTCAAAGCAGACTCTTCAGATCTCTAAAAGTGACAATATTGTGCAGAGAGTGCTCTGTTAAATACAAACCGTTGATGAGCAGGTGAAAACACCTTCCCCACCCCCTCAGATAAATAAAGTACCAATCGCTTCCATAGGAAATAAAAACATCGAACCTGGGTTGTTAAAAAAAGGGCCCAAACTCTTACCCTGCTGAATAATTTTGTAGGAAGAAATAGTTTGTTGGAAAAGATTAGATAATTTGTAAAGGGAGAATTCAGTTAGTTCCAAAAAAGGATGGTTTAACTCAGCGAGACACTAGTACGTTTTATTTAATTTAACGACTAGTAAGCACACTATGTGGGTGCCAGCCGGATCCAAATTCAGACCTCCTTTAACAGGACGGCAAGCGCTAGGAGAGTCTATGTATTTCCAGATAATTTTTCAAGCATGTAAATGACATTGAGTAGTCATAAACTGGCATTGAATCAAACCTTTTCTGGGAAGTCAATTGCCGATCCGCTGGCTGCGCTGCTGGGACGGTCCCACTGAGGAGCCAGGCAGAGAGGGATGTACGTGGCTGTGCTGCACCACCAAGGGCTCCCCAGACTTTTTTgttggaaataaaaagcttttacCAAACTTGATAATCCATGCCATGGAATCAAaagataaaaatggcattttgagCCAGATTTCTGTGTTAAACAATTAAAGCAAAacgtgctttttttaaaaaaaaaaaaaaaaaaaaagagttcagtgTGTTTTGAAGGGGATCAGAACCAGTGCGAGTTGCAAGCTGGAGAAACACCCAACTGAAGTCAACTGAGTAAAGTTTGCCTCGGCTTCAACTTCTGCGCGTGCCCTGTAGCGGCAGGATCCCAGCCCTGGGCCTTATTCATGCGAGTCTTTGCAGCTCTCGTGGTTTTTCTGACTTAGTCAGGCTTTGATGTTCTTCTTTGCTACCGCATGAAAAGTCGTCGCGTGCAGCTGCCCTTATAGGCAGCGTTGCAGTTACATACAAACAAGCAGCAAAGCCTCTTGCGTTCCTCACCCCCGTTTAAAAAGCCGCTTGGCAATAGCAAAACAAGCGGTCGCTAATTTTCCAGGACGAAGGCGGCAGCTGTAAGAGGAGAGCTGGCTGTTTCCTTGATAGCGCAGCCAGGGCTCCGCTACCGCTTCCCAGGCGGCAGGCGGGGCCACCTTCTTCAAGCTGTTGCTGCTGCGTTTCAGATAAGTCGTTTGAGACAAACCTTGTGGGTTACTTCAGCGCTGTGACTCCCAGCAGCGATCACCTCGAACAGCAGTTTCCAGCTGAGCCCGGACAGCTTGGCAAGGTGGAAGGGAGAAGAGCAAGCCCATGGGTGAAGAGCAGGGACTCCGTACGTGCTCTGTGCAATTCAACCATGGAAAACATCTAAACTGTGCCTTCATCTCTACGCAAACTTTTGAGTGGTCCCTGCATGGGAAAGGGAGGAAGTTTTTGCTCTAGAGAGTGCTGCGTGCTGTGCATAAGAGGGTGTCTGTACAAGAGAGTTTGCCGTCACCTAGCTCTAAGCTGGTGCAGCTACTCCTGAAGACCAGCCGGGCGGTGTGGTGCTCCACAGACACCAGCAAGCGGGGGAGAAGTGGAGGCTGGGCAGCGTTGTGGGTGCGCTGCAACCTTTGCCAGAGCGGGCAGCTGAGCATCAGCAGGGCTCGGCTTCTGGTTCGGGCTTGGCGGCAGGAGGTGGCGATGGTTTCTCATCGAGTGTGATTTCTATCACCGCCCCGGACCGCTTGCGGGGTTCGGGGGTCTCCTCTGACCACCTGCCCACCCTCCGCACCCCTTTGGCCACTTTGGGCGCGTTCCTGCAGGGGTTGTGGTCGTAGATCACCAGCTTCAAGCCAGGGAGGTGAGCCAGGCTGGGGAAGAACCGGATGGAGTTGCGATCCACGTCGATCACCTCCAGAAAAGGCATGTCCAGGAGCACGGGGGGAAACTCAGACAGCAGGTTGCCCGACAGCCAGATGGTGCGGAGCTCCTGCAGGCACCGCAGCTGGGTGGGGAGGCTGCGCAGCGCGTTGGAGCCGGCGTGCAGGGTCTTGAGCAGGCTGAGCTCGCACACCACCTCGGGCAGGTACTGCAGGCAGTTGGACTCGATCCAGAGGGTCTTGAGGTTCTGCAGGAGCCGGAGCTCGAGGGGAAGGCTGCAGAGCTTGTTGTTGCCCAGGTAGAGGATGCACAGCTGCTTGAGGGTGCACACCACCAAGGGCAGCGCTTTGAAGTTGTTGAAGTCCAGCGCCAGGATCTGCAGgttctgcagctgctccagctcgGGGGGCAGATGGTTGAGGTTGTTGTCGCTCAGGTACAGCTTGACCAGTTCCCGAAAAGAGCAAATGTGCAGAGGCAGCCGCCTCAGCTGCCTGCCGCTCAGATCCACCGTTTTATCCACTGGCATCTCCTCTAGGTCTTCCAGGAGGTACTTCTGGCATTCGTCAGAGGGCACAAAAGCAACTATGGCTTTCAGACTGTTGCCCATCCCAGGACTCGCTTTTGTTTGGGGATTGTCGGGactgcaggggacagggacccGCCTGGTCTTCTCCTGCTGTGCACTGGCCTGGCGGTAACTCTGTCTTCCCAATATAAGGCTCTGTTTACACGGCACCAGCCATTAATCTCAAGGGCTTTGAAATGTTTCTGATAACTGAATGAGTGTTTGGTGACGGGGATTACGGACGGGGGACTTACAGCACACAGGTCTCCCGCTCCCGCCCACCCTCCCGCATGCTCCCCC
Above is a window of Larus michahellis chromosome 1, bLarMic1.1, whole genome shotgun sequence DNA encoding:
- the LRRC10 gene encoding leucine-rich repeat-containing protein 10, which encodes MGNSLKAIVAFVPSDECQKYLLEDLEEMPVDKTVDLSGRQLRRLPLHICSFRELVKLYLSDNNLNHLPPELEQLQNLQILALDFNNFKALPLVVCTLKQLCILYLGNNKLCSLPLELRLLQNLKTLWIESNCLQYLPEVVCELSLLKTLHAGSNALRSLPTQLRCLQELRTIWLSGNLLSEFPPVLLDMPFLEVIDVDRNSIRFFPSLAHLPGLKLVIYDHNPCRNAPKVAKGVRRVGRWSEETPEPRKRSGAVIEITLDEKPSPPPAAKPEPEAEPC